The genomic segment TCGAGAACGACTGCGTGACGAAGTTAGAGGCCAGCAAGTTCCGGCACCACAGCTACCCGCTGAACCAAATGGAAGGCTGGCAATCGTCCATCCCGGCTTTCCTGCTCAACAACCATCCTATCGACGCGATCGAGGATGCCGAGGCTTACATCTCTCGCCTCGAGGGCGTCCGCAAGTTAGTCGCGCAAGTCATAGATGGCGTCGAACTGCGAGCGCGCAAGGGAATCTTCGCTCCGAGGTTCGTTTACGACAAGGTCATCCGCGATTGTCGCAATCTCCTGAGCGGCGTGCCCTTTCACCCTTCAGGGCAGGACTCGACATGGCTTGCGGATTTCCGCGCAAAGGTTGCGGCGCTCCCTATATCATATGCGAAAAAGCCCCGGCTTATCGATGCAGCCATCCGGGCGATGATCAGGGTTGTCCAGCCTGCCTATGTTGACCTGATCACGGCATCGGTCAGGCTCGAGGCTTTGGCAAGTACGGACGATGGCGCCTGGAAGCATCCCGACGGGGATCAGTTCTACGCACTGGCACTCAAGCACATGACCACCACAGACCTGTCGGCGACGGAGATCCACGAATACGGCCTGCAGGAGGTCGCCCGAATTCACGGAGAGATGGAAAAGATAAAGGACGCGCTTGGCTTTGACGGTGACCTCGGCGCTTTCTTCGAGCACGTCAAGAAGGATCCCAAACTCGTCTATCCCGACACAGAAGAGGGGCGGAGCACCTATCTCCGTGAAGCGACACGTGTCATGAACGATATGTACCGCAAGCTCGACCGTTCTTTCGGAAAGCTTCCCAAGGCGCCTCTTGTGGTCAAGCGCGTTGAAGCTTACCGCGAGGAGTCGGCGGGTCTCGCCTTCTATCAGCCGCCGGCGACAGATGGCAGCCGGCCCGGCATCTATTATATAAACCTATCCAGAATGGAGGTACTGAAGACTTTTCAACTCGAAGCCCTCGCCTATCACGAGGGTGTGCCGGGACATCACATGCAATTGGCTATTGCAAGCGAGCTGACCGGCGTTCCCACGTTCCAGAAGTTTTCTTCGTACACTGCCTACGCGGAAGGGTGGGGACTGTATGCGGAGGCGCTCGCCAAGGACATGGGCGCGTATACCGATCCGATGTCCGACTTCGGTCGGCTTGTACTTGAGCTGTGGCGCGCTACGCGCCTTGTGGTTGATACTGGCATTCATGCAAAGCGCTGGACACGCCAGCAGGCCATCGACTACCTGCGCAAAGTCACCCCGAACCCCGAGTCAGAAATCATCGGCGGTGTGGAGCGCTATATCGTCCTGCCTGGCCAGGCTACGGCCTACAAAGTGGGCATGCAGCGCCTGCTCGCCTTGAGAAGCAAGGCCGGCACCGAGTTGGGTCAGGCGTTCGAAATCCGCGAATTCCATGACGTCGTTCTCGGCAGCGGCGCGCTCCCGCTGGGAATCCTGAGCGAACTGGTAGAGAGCTGGATCTCATCGAAGACTCCAGGTCCGGCTCATCGCAGCTAGCGCGCGACATAACTCTCGAACTGGGGAGAGCTAATCCGATGCGCCCTTATGGCTTCTGGACATCGACCACTTCTGATCCCGTCGTGGACGAGAAAAATTGGCTTGGATCACTTTGCGCTCGATGCAGATGCGATCTATTGGACGGAATTGCAGCAACCGCGGGTGGCCAGCTGCTAGATAGTGAAGCCTTGGCCCAGAATTTGAACGTCTCGGTGCGTACCTTGCATTCCGCGGCTTGTGCCATGCACGGGTAAGTCTGCATCGTTACGCCAGATCCAAAACGATGCAGTTCGTCCGCAGACATTTTCAAGCGGCTATCCGGGCAGACCGTCGAGTCAGTTGCGTCAGCCCAGGGCGTCTGGAATGTGGGTGAATTTTCGGGGAACTATCGAGCTTTGTTTGGAGATTCGCCTTCCGAAACGCTTGCACGAGGGCGACGCTACGTCGTGGTGAGCCCGAAGACCGTGAAGGACAGCGACCTGCGGGGATGAAGACGGTGTTTGGCTGGGCGGTGGTCAATCGTCGGCTGCCCAGCAATCCGGCCGAAGGGATCACCATCAAGGTCGGCAAGTCGCGCAAGCTCCGGTCCAAGGGGTTCTATGATTCGGAGGCCATCGCCATCCTGAAGCATGCCCGCGAGTTCGTGCCCGGCCGGGAAGCCCCGAAGCTGGGGGCGGCCAAGCGGTCGGTGCCGTGGCTGTGCGCCTTCACGGGCGCCCGCGTGGGCGAGATGATCCAGATTCGCAAGGAAGACCTTCGCCGCGAAGGCAAGCTGTGGGTGCTGCACGTGACGCCCGAGGCGGGGCCGGTGAAGACGGATGAAGCGCGTGATGTCGTGCTCCATCGGCAAGTCATCGAGGAGGGCTTCTTGGCTTTCTTTGAAAAGTCGAAGGGCGCTAAAGCCATCGGCTGCTGCCGCATGACCATGAGATATCGGACGACCCGAGCGGATGATGCCGGCGTTCGCCAGCGCATGAAGGCGATCGCCCAGGAGCGCCGCCGCTTCGGCTATCGGCCTGCATGTTCTGCTCAAGCGGGAGGGCTTTGCGATCAACCACAAGAAGCTATTCCGGCTGTACCGGGAAGAGAAGTTGGTGGTGCGCCGCCGTGGCGGCCGCAAGCGGGCGATCGGGACCCGGGCGCCGATGACGGTGCCGATGGCACCGAACGACCGCTGGTCACTGGACTTCGTCTCCGATCAGCTCACGGATGGCCGCCGCTTCCGCATCTTGACCGTGGTCGATGACTGTACCCGCGAGTGCTTGGCGCTGGTGGCCGATACCTCGCTCTCCGGGGCCCGGGTGGCGCGGGAGTTGGATCGGCTGGTCATGGAGCGCGGCAAGCCAAAGATGGTGGTCAGCGACAACGGCACCGAACTTACCAGCAACGCCATCCTGACCTGGGCCGATCGGAGCCGCGTCGCCTGGCATTATATCGCTCCGGGCAAGCCCATGCAGAATGGCTTCATCGAAAGCTTCATGTATAGACGGCCCCGCGGGTGCAAGAGGTTTTTACAGCACTTTGGATACCGGTCGGGTGCGTTCATGTATACGGCCTGTTAATGCGACCGATGCCATGGCCGCTGGCCCTGATGGAGATCGCGGATCGAGGCCTCATCAACGGGTCGCGCTTGTTGCGCTTAAAGCTCTTCGGGCTTGCTCGATCCCCAGCTCCGCCAATGTCCATCATGCTGTCATTTGCCCTCACACCATAAGGTGGCCAACGTACGCGGAAAGTCAGGCCGCGAGCTTAGGCCGATAGAATTCCCCGGTCGTCATCATCGCCCAGACGATCCGGGCCAACTTGTTGGCAACGGCGATGGCGACGACCATGGGCCGACGCCGTTCAAGCAGGGCTTCGATCCAGCCGCCTCCAACCCGGGAGCGTGCCTTTGGGTACCGAACTACGTTACGTGCTCCGATGACAAGCAAGTGCCTGAGATAGGAATCGCCCTGTTTCGTAATTCGGCCGAGCCGATCCTTCCCGCCGGTGGAATGCTGCTTAGGCGTCAGGCCAAGCCAGGCCGCGAACTCCCGCCCGGAGCGGAACATTGTCGCGTCCGGCACGGTCGCGGCGAGAGCGGTGGCCGTTATGGGACCGATCGCGGGAATCGAGGACAGCAACTTCGCCATCGGATTTACTCGCTGGATCTGAGCCAGCTCGCGCTCGATGGCCTCGACCTGCCGGTCCAATTCCTTCATTTGGTTCACAAGGACGGCTAGTGCGATGCGGGCGTGGGCCGGTAGCGTCAGTTCCTTGTCATCCAACAAACCCACCAGACCATCCACCCGTTGCCGGCCTTGCCCGACAATGATTCCGAACTCAACAAAGTGAGCCCGAATGGCGCAAGCCGTCATGGTGCGTTGGCAGACCAGCAAGCCTCTTGCACGATGAAGCATCAAGAAGCCCTGGTTCTCGACGCTCTTGATTGGAACGAACCGCATATTGGGACGGGTGACCGCTTCGCAGATCGCGGCCGCGTCAGCGGCGTCATTCTTAGCTCCTCTTCGTAGTAGAGTCGAGGAGAGGCG from the Bradyrhizobium sp. WBAH42 genome contains:
- a CDS encoding IS110 family transposase, with protein sequence MTKPVGKPDAGKPHVRFDERGEETERATSASPRLSSTLLRRGAKNDAADAAAICEAVTRPNMRFVPIKSVENQGFLMLHRARGLLVCQRTMTACAIRAHFVEFGIIVGQGRQRVDGLVGLLDDKELTLPAHARIALAVLVNQMKELDRQVEAIERELAQIQRVNPMAKLLSSIPAIGPITATALAATVPDATMFRSGREFAAWLGLTPKQHSTGGKDRLGRITKQGDSYLRHLLVIGARNVVRYPKARSRVGGGWIEALLERRRPMVVAIAVANKLARIVWAMMTTGEFYRPKLAA
- a CDS encoding DUF885 family protein, whose product is MSKPALPQSVDADPQTDALSAFLEQAFERQIRRSPTNEAALLARKDRQHLWDEIDEAAQNDAIAEVGRDLERLRADFDPKSLPQAARLSYWLFENDCVTKLEASKFRHHSYPLNQMEGWQSSIPAFLLNNHPIDAIEDAEAYISRLEGVRKLVAQVIDGVELRARKGIFAPRFVYDKVIRDCRNLLSGVPFHPSGQDSTWLADFRAKVAALPISYAKKPRLIDAAIRAMIRVVQPAYVDLITASVRLEALASTDDGAWKHPDGDQFYALALKHMTTTDLSATEIHEYGLQEVARIHGEMEKIKDALGFDGDLGAFFEHVKKDPKLVYPDTEEGRSTYLREATRVMNDMYRKLDRSFGKLPKAPLVVKRVEAYREESAGLAFYQPPATDGSRPGIYYINLSRMEVLKTFQLEALAYHEGVPGHHMQLAIASELTGVPTFQKFSSYTAYAEGWGLYAEALAKDMGAYTDPMSDFGRLVLELWRATRLVVDTGIHAKRWTRQQAIDYLRKVTPNPESEIIGGVERYIVLPGQATAYKVGMQRLLALRSKAGTELGQAFEIREFHDVVLGSGALPLGILSELVESWISSKTPGPAHRS